tcgcagggagaggcctttgtcctgcagtggacataaatgtaggctgatgatgatgatgaatgggtTTTTCTTGTCCATCCTTTTTATTACGCCGTAGTTGTCCAGCCACCTTCTCATCTTCAGCTGCCATTTCCCTCATAACACGGTAAAAAAGATACTGTCTATTGTGCTACCACTGGGAATTgaactgatgctgctgctgcaatGTACAGCTGCAAGCCACGTGCACTAAATACTGAGCCACTGTACAACACAAGCACTTAAACTTTCGTGCACGGTTCTGTGTGCCACGCCGAGTCTCAGTGAGTGTATTTCAGGTGCCCCAGGAGGCATTACAGTACCAGACAGAGACGACATTGTGCTGCATTGCAATGTAGTAGTTCTTGAGAAGATGGCGCTCACCCGCTGTGGGAACCAGCTGCTGTTGTAGAAAATCAGTTCAGCAATCGCGAACGAATGGCTGACGTTTGCCGATTGTTCTTGAGgcattagcattaggagtgtgaaaaagtgtatgtgtgtgaagtgcgggaagctggtcacgtggtagaggtggagaggggatgggagagcttagatgAGTGTGTATGTATACGTAcgtatatatatacattataCATACGTACACATACACGCTCATCTAAGCTCTTCCGTGcgttgctctatatatatatatatatatatatatatatatatgtacatatagagagagagagagtgccaCGCATGGTGGTCTGCtccagaccaccgtcagttgcactttgcTCCTTGAAGAGGCAGGaagtgtgtcgagtgagctcctgaacaactcGGCCATGTGGTGAATGTGGTTAAAATCATGCATCTGGAACATCAAAGAGGTGTGACCTGATGCCAAGGCATTTCTCTTGCATTTACTGCTAAATCGCCATTGAATTTTGCATGCATTCTTGAATTTTTCTGTTCACATTGCTCTGTGCTTACTGCAGGGAAAAGGAGACATGCGGACATTCTGGCTCGAGGGTCGAGCATCGGGTGTCCGGTGCCGTTCGAGCACTGGCTTCCAGAACATTCAAAGCTGGTCAGGCACATACGACTCCCAGCCATCGGAGGGCAGTCATTCTTGCCCAGACCTGGGTGCGCCACCCTGGCAGGGCATCAGCTGAATCCCGGCACACCCATCAACACACGTTTAAATATAAACATGCTGAAACTAGTcgtatttttgttgtttctgTGTTTTTCAGCATCAGTGCAAATGCTGCAATTGGTCATATGACAGGCAATTATTGCAGGAAGGAAGGAAGTTGACACGATGAAATTAACATCAGTGTTTGTCCTACAGGTTTAGGTATTAGTGTTTCTACCTATAAATGCCTTACAGCAACAGCGACAAGTTTCACACAAGTGACCTCAGATAGCCTGCCTTTAATCTGATCACCTGATTGTGCAAATGGAAGCAAGGGGAAGAATGTAATAGCTAAACACAACAATGTCACACAATATTAAAGTACACAGGCAATCATTCTTTATTACCTGCTTTGACAGTCAAACTGCATTCCTCAAAAACAGTTAGAAAATGCAGCCTGACAAAAGTGGTGCGCAGCAGTTGGGAAGTGAATGCCAATGAAAAAAGGCGTTCTTGTGATCTTACCAACACTGGCTGCGCGCATTCACCACAAGTGGCAACTGACCCCCTTCAGTCAAATGTCACATCATCTGCCACTCTTCCAGCTGGGCTCGGTGGAAAAACAATGTCACAACACAGTCAGTTTCATGCCAAATCCTTAACGCACCTCAGTCACAACTGAAACTCTGAAGCGGGTCATTTCTGCGCGGCTTCTTGCCGTACTTCCGGTTGCGTTCCTCGCGTGTCCTGGGGCGTTTGACGGGCTGCGGAGCCTTGGCACTTTCCTTCTGGAGACTGCGCTGCAGCGTCGGAGGGATGATGTAATCCGGGCAGTGCTTGAGGTGTGGCTGGTGCTTGATGATGTGCAGCGCCTTGTCATGGCGCAAGAGCTGCTTTTCCCTCGGGTTCTCCTCGAAGAAGGACTGCAGCTTCTGTGACGAGAGCATCTCCGTCTTGATCTCTTTCAGGCGTGCCTCTCGCACCGCGATTCGTGTCACGGCGCGGAAGGCGTCCTTGCTCCTGTACCGGAACGGTTCGATCTCTTCCATGCGAAACAGGTAGGGCTTGAGCGTGCCCTCAGGGAGTGCCTTCTGGACGGCTTCCAGCAGGTGGGCCTCCCGGTCCTTGACCAGTGACAGGGCCGTCCCCTTGCGGTCCCCACGCGCCGTCCGTACCCACTCGGTGCTGGTAGGCCTGCACGGTCGTCGGGAAGTCGAGGTTGATGACGTTCGCGACGTTCTGGAAGTCCAGGCCCCGGCACACGCCGTACTCTGGGTCCTGGTTGCGCTTCTTGCTCTTCTTGGGCGCCTTGTCTGGGGCTTCGATGCCCTTCTCGTCCGACGCGACCATGATCTCGTAGCGGCCCTCGTTGAACTGGTTCAGGATGAGGGCGCGCGACGCCAGAGGGAGCTCGGAGTTGAGCACGCAGCAGCGCACGCCGAACTGCTCGAGGAAGAGTTTGACGACGAAACAGCGGTCCACGGTGGTGACGAAGATCAGGGTCTTGCCCACCACGAGCCGAAGCTTGAACAGCGCGCACAGGAGGGCGAACTTGTCGTCCTCCTCGCAGCGGATGACGTACTGGGCGAGCCGCTGCTGGTCTTGCTCGCCTTCTTGTAGTTTCAGCGTCACCGCGTTGCGGAGCGCCAGCCGCTTGAGGTTCAGCACCTCGGGGCTGAGCGTCGCCGAGGTGAGCACCGTCTGGCACCGGTTGGGCAGTCGCGTCAGGCAGCTCGTTCAGGTCCTGCTCGTGTCCGAAGGAAAGCACGAGGTCTGCCTCGTCGATGACGAGCATTTCGAGCTTGAGCGTCAGGTGACCCGCCTTCAAGTGAGCCAGCAGCCGCGACGGCGTGCCAACGACTATGGCCGGCCGCTCGGCGAGCAGCGGCCGTTGGATGGCCAGGTCGGCGGTGCCAGATACGTCAACGCAACGCAACCACGTACCTGACAACTGGGAAACGCAGCGCGCTATCTGACTGCACAGCTCTTTCGTGGGCGCGAGGATGATGCCTCGAGTTGCGGCCTCCTGGTCGACGCGGTACTGCATCAAGCGATGGATCATCGGGAGGCAGAAGCCGCCCGTCTTACCGCTGCCAGTGCGGGCTCGAGCCAACACGTCCTTGCCTTCGAGGATGAGAGGCACGGCTTTCTCCTGGATGGGGGTCGGTTTGCCCCAGCCGAGCTTGGCGATGGCCTTGAGCAGGCGATCGTCGAGACCCATCTCGTGGAATTCGAGCTCTTTGTCCGACATGATCACAGTTGCTGGGTAGGCTTGCGCCGACAAAATATATGTCAGGCACACACTGCCCTACACAATGTGTGATGCACACtacgacgcacgcacgcacgttgTCTACGACAGCTGCCTGCTTACGTCCGCATGCGGGCCGCCATGTTGCTTTCAAATAGTCCTAATTGCAACAAGCATCGACCAAAAGCACGTTT
This region of Dermacentor silvarum isolate Dsil-2018 chromosome 5, BIME_Dsil_1.4, whole genome shotgun sequence genomic DNA includes:
- the LOC119452836 gene encoding LOW QUALITY PROTEIN: probable ATP-dependent RNA helicase DDX56 (The sequence of the model RefSeq protein was modified relative to this genomic sequence to represent the inferred CDS: deleted 2 bases in 2 codons) — its product is MSDKELEFHEMGLDDRLLKAIAKLGWGKPTPIQEKAVPLILEGKDVLARARTGSGKTGGFCLPMIHRLMQYRVDQEAATRGIILAPTKELCSQIARCVSQLSGTWLRCVDVSGTADLAIQRPLLAERPAIVVGTPSRLLAHLKAGHLTLKLEMLVIDEADLVLSFGHEQDLNELLTRLPNRCQTVLTSATLSPEVLNLKRLALRNAVTLKLQEGEQDQQRLAQYVIRCEEDDKFALLCALFKLRLVVGKTLIFVTTVDRCFVVKLFLEQFGVRCCVLNSELPLASRALILNQFNEGRYEIMVASDEKGIEAPDKAPKKSKKRNQDPEYGVCRGLDFQNVANVINLDFPTTVQAYQHRVGRTARGDRKGTALSLVKDREAHLLEAVQKALPEGTLKPYLFRMEEIEPFRYRSKDAFRAVTRIAVREARLKEIKTEMLSSQKLQSFFEENPREKQLLRHDKALHIIKHQPHLKHCPDYIIPPTLQRSLQKESAKAPQPVKRPRTREERNRKYGKKPRRNDPLQSFSCD